The following are encoded together in the Glycine soja cultivar W05 chromosome 5, ASM419377v2, whole genome shotgun sequence genome:
- the LOC114412282 gene encoding uncharacterized protein LOC114412282: MDGADAWRVAACANTNVNRIMLRFRPIAPKPVAGSSAVSRATGAGDGSQSSHVSVLGKRPKRKYVRIRRNGGYVRKNNGNSNRKSNCNCNDESSDVAVVTLQLMPEKDAPEGDVTLAGDSWCKNVDLDLTVEKIQIVENRSVPPPRLVVEEGEGAKGSDLVPAAKAAESWVTVESVTGTCMGEGEGGRGLLSCTDEERVKSLETDTCPGFVCDGSLRVRWVNDAYKRMVLEGRKGEGEDIMVWLKVKDSACAAWWCYSHPAFTCGVRLQYTWRNEKCTKMVPCDVWRLDCGGFAWRLDVKAALSLGL, from the coding sequence ATGGACGGTGCAGACGCGTGGCGCGTGGCCGCGTGTGCCAACACCAACGTCAACAGAATAATGCTCCGCTTTCGCCCGATCGCGCCGAAACCGGTCGCCGGAAGTTCCGCCGTCTCCAGAGCCACCGGCGCTGGCGACGGAAGCCAGAGTAGCCACGTGTCAGTTCTAGGGAAGAGACCGAAGAGGAAGTACGTTAGGATTCGGAGGAACGGTGGATACGTGCGAAAGAATAACGGAAACAGTAACCGAAAAAGTAATTGTAACTGTAACGATGAGTCTTCCGACGTGGCGGTTGTGACGTTGCAGTTGATGCCGGAGAAGGACGCGCCGGAAGGAGACGTCACTCTCGCGGGAGATTCGTGGTGTAAGAACGTTGATCTTGACCTAACTGTGGAGAAGATTCAGATCGTAGAGAATCGGAGTGTTCCGCCGCCACGCTTGGTGGTGGAGGAAGGCGAGGGTGCCAAGGGTTCAGATCTTGTTCCGGCGGCGAAGGCGGCGGAGTCGTGGGTGACGGTGGAGAGCGTGACAGGCACGTGCATGGGGGAGGGAGAGGGAGGGAGAGGGTTATTAAGTTGTACGGACGAGGAGAGGGTGAAGAGCCTAGAAACTGACACGTGTCCGGGGTTTGTCTGTGACGGAAGCCTTAGGGTGCGGTGGGTGAATGATGCGTACAAGAGGATGGTGCTGGAGGGGCGCAAGGGTGAGGGTGAGGATATCATGGTGTGGCTGAAGGTGAAGGATAGTGCCTGCGCTGCGTGGTGGTGCTATTCTCACCCAGCGTTCACCTGCGGGGTGAGGCTGCAGTACACGTGGCGGAACGAGAAGTGCACGAAGATGGTGCCGTGTGATGTTTGGAGATTGGATTGTGGCGGGTTTGCATGGAGGCTAGACGTGAAAGCTGCGCTCAGTTTGGGACTCtga